The Streptomyces sp. NBC_01439 genome contains the following window.
GGCACTCATGGGACTGTTCGGGAACGCGCACACCGTCGACCCCGTGTCGGCGCAGCGGGACTATGCACGGCTGCTGGGACAGGGGGAGCAGGTCCATGCCGCGTACCTGCTGATCCGGGACACGATCCTGTTCACCGACCGGCGGCTGGTGCTCGTCGACAAGCAGGGGCTCACGGGGAAGAAGGTGGAGTACCACTCCATCCCGTACCGGAGCATCACGCACTTCTCCGTCGAGACGGCCGGGCACTTCGATCTCGACGCCGAGCTCAAGATTTGGATATCCGGCAGCTCGGCGCCGATCGAGAAGACCTTCACCAAGGGCGTCGACATCTACGAGGTGCAGGCGATCCTGACCCAGTTCGTCGCCCGGTAGGCGGCCCGGCCCTCAGAGGACCCGGGGCAGGCCCGTCACCGACATCACCAGGGAGTAGAGGGAGGTGGTGGCGGTGATGAAGAGGCGGTTGTTCTTGGGGCCGCCGAAGGCGATGTTCGAGACCGGTTCGGGGATGCGGAGGCGGCCGATCAGGGTGCCGTCCGCGGCGTAGCACTGGACGCCGTTCTCCATGGCGGCCACCCACAGCCGCCCCTCGTCGTCGAAGCGGATGTTGTCGACCCCGGGACAGTTGGCGAAGACGCGGTCGGCGGTGAGGGTGCCGTCGTCGGAGACCTTGAAGGCGCGGATGTGGCCGGCCCGGGTGTCCGCGGCGTACAGCTCGCTCTCGTCGGGTGAGAAGACCAGGCCGTTGGGGCCGAGGAAGCCGTCGGCGGCGGTCCGAACCTCGCCGGTCGAGGGGTCGGCCCGGTAGAGGTTGCAGGCGCCGATCTCGCTGGGTGCGCGGTGGCCCTCGTAGTCGCTGGTGATGCCGAAGTCCGGGTCGGAGAACCAGATGGAGCCGTCCGAGCGGACGACCGCGTCGTTCGGGCTGTTGAACCGTTTGCCGTCGATGCGGTCGGCGATGACGGTCAGGCTGCCGTCGGGTTCGGTGCGGGTGACGCGCCGGTTGCCTTGTTCACAGGTGATCAGGCGGCCTTCGCGGTCCAGGGTGTTGCCATTGGAGTGGCCGGCCGGGGAGCGGAAGACGGAGACCGCGCCCGTCGCCTCGTCCCAGCGCAGCATCCGGTCGTTGGGGATGTCGCTCCACACCAGTTGCCGCCAGGCGGGCAGGTAGAGCGGTCCCTCCGCCCAGCGGCAGTCATCGTAGAGCCGGTCCAGCCGGGCGTCGCCGTTGGCGCAGCGGCCGGTCTGGAAGCGTTCGTTCAGAATCTCGTACAAGGTGAGGTCGGCTATGGCAGACATGATTCCCCCTGAAAGAGTCACGCCGAATTCGGTTCGGCCTGATGGTGAGATTGCAGGATCAGGTACTGTCTTCGCAAGGGTCGACAGGCCCATGAGAGGAAGATTGCGTGGACGACATCGACCGTGCGCTCGTCCAGCGCCTGCAGCAGGACGCCGGCCAGTCGTACGCCGCTCTCGGTACGGCAGTCGGGCTTTCGGCGGGGGCCACCCACGAGCGGGTACGGAAACTGCGCGAACGCGGGGTGATCCGGCGGACCACCGTCGACGTCGACCCGGCGGCCGTCGGCAGCGGAGTCCTGGCCTACGTGATGGTCGACTCCAACGCCTGGATGGGCGAGTCCGGTGCCGATTTCGCCGCGATCCCCGAGATCCAAGAGGCGCACATCATCGCGGGCAGTGCGTCTTTGCTGGTCAAGGTGCGTACGGCCTCGACCGAACAACTGCAGGACGTGCTGCGCCGCCTCTATGCCATCGACGGGGTCAGCGGTACGCACGCCACCGTCGTCCTGGACACCTTCTTCGAGCGACCTCTCCCGCTGTGACCTGGTGGTGCACCGGGATCCGGTGGAAGGACGGCCGCCCCGCCATCGGGTGGTACGGGGAGGGGCGCGGCGAGCGGGTGAGCGAGCTCGCGTACGGGCAGCGGATCGCCTTCGTGGCACGCGGGGAGCGGCACTGCCTCGGTGTGCGACGGGCCGGAAGACGGACCCCCTGCCCCACCGCGGACATCGTGCCGGGCCGTGCCGGGAACGCCCAGTGCCCCGAGTGCGCTCGCCTCGACCGGTCGTTCTCCGTGGCGGCCGACACCAACGCTGCCGATCCGCGCACCTACCGGGTCTACCTTGCCTGGTTCGGTCCCGGCATGGTCAAGGTCGGGATCACCGCCGAGGAGCGCGGTTCGGCCCGGCTGCTGGAGCAGGGGGCGGTGGCCTGGGCCTGGCTCGGGCGCGGTCCACTGATGGCCACCCGGCGCACCGAGGAATTGCTGCGGGCGGCGCTCGGGGTGCCCGACCGGATCGCGTACGCCCGTAAGCGCGGCGTACGGGCCCATGTGCCGGCTGCGCCCGAGCGGGCCCGCGAGGTCGCCGAACTGCACGCACGGGCGGCGGCGCTCCCCGGGTGGCCGGAGTCGCTGGAGCGGGTGGAGTGCGAAGTGGTCGACCACGCACGGGCGTTCGGGCTGGACACCCTGCCGAGCCTGCCCGGGCCGGCGCTGGTCCTCACCGAGATGGTGTCCGGCGGTTCTGTCGTGGGCCGGTTGGCGGGAGCGGCCGGGCCCGATCTGCACCTCGCGGACGGACTCGTGGTGGACACCCGGCTGTTGGCGGGCTGGGAGCTCACCGCTCCGGGGGACGAGGCCGTGACCTCGGTTCCGACGGCGCCGATCCCGTCCGCCTCCGCGGCTCCGGCCGAGCAGGACGGGCTGTTCTGACACCGGCGGACCGAGGCGTGGACCAGGACGCGGAGCGCGGCTCGGAGCGCGGCTCGGATCGTGGCGGCCAAGGTCAAAACTTGGATCCCTTTGGCCTTCCGGGGCCGATTCCGGTGGACATGCCGGGGCGCTCCGCCGAGGGTGGTCGACATGGACCTTCAGCCGGTACCGGCCTTTGAACCCCCTTATGTCATGGCTGTTTTCAGCAACATCCGCACCGACGACGACAGCGGATATCCCGAGACCCTCGCGCGGATGAAGGAGATCGTCGGGACGAACCCGGGATACCTCGGCTACGAGTCCGCGCGTACTCCCGGAGGTCTCGGCATCACCGTCGCCTACTTCCGCGACCACGAGTCCCTCACCGTGTGGCGCAAGGACCTGGAGCACCAGGCGGCCATGAAGCAGGGCCGATCCGACTGGTACGAGAGCTACACCCTGCACGTCGCGACCGTCGAGCGGAGCCACGGCTTTGTCCGCAACGGCTGAGGCGGTCCGCGCCTTCCGCGAGCGGCTCGGGCTGCCCGGACTGGTCGACATCCACACCCACTTCATGCCCGAGCGCGTCCTGGACAAGGTGTGGGACTACTTCGACGCGGTCGGCCCGCTGACCGGCGTCGAGTGGCCCATCACCTACCGGCACGAGGAGGAGCAGCGCGTCGCGCTCCTGCGGGAGTTCGGGGTCCGGGCCTTCACCGCCATGCTCTACCCGCACAAACCGGCGATGGCCGCCTGGCTCAACGCCTGGTCCGCAGACTTCGCCGCCCGCACCCCCGACTGCTTGCAGACCGCGACGTTCTTCCCGGAGGAGGGCGTGAGCGCGTACGTCCGCCAGGCCGTCGAGTCCGGGGCCCGAATCTTCAAGTCGCACCTCCAGGTCGGGGGCTACGACCCGAACGACGACCGGCTCGACCCCGTCTGGGGGCTGCTCGCCGAGGCACGCATCCCGATCGTGATCCACTGTGCGTCCGGCCCCGTCCCGGGCAAGCACACCGGGCCCGAGCCGATCGCCCGGCTACTGGCCCGCCACCCGAGGCTGCCGCTGGTCATTGCCCACATGGGCATGCCCGAGTACACCGATTTCCTCGACCTCGCCGATCGTTACGCCGAGGTGCGCCTGGACACCACCATGGCCTTCACCGACTTCTCCGAGCAAATGTACGGCTTCCCGTCCGGGGACCTCGGTCGTCTCGTGGACCTCGGTGACCGGATCCTCCTCGGCACCGACTTCCCGAACATCCCCTACCCCTACGAGCACCAG
Protein-coding sequences here:
- a CDS encoding PH domain-containing protein, with product MGLFGNAHTVDPVSAQRDYARLLGQGEQVHAAYLLIRDTILFTDRRLVLVDKQGLTGKKVEYHSIPYRSITHFSVETAGHFDLDAELKIWISGSSAPIEKTFTKGVDIYEVQAILTQFVAR
- a CDS encoding SMP-30/gluconolactonase/LRE family protein, whose product is MSAIADLTLYEILNERFQTGRCANGDARLDRLYDDCRWAEGPLYLPAWRQLVWSDIPNDRMLRWDEATGAVSVFRSPAGHSNGNTLDREGRLITCEQGNRRVTRTEPDGSLTVIADRIDGKRFNSPNDAVVRSDGSIWFSDPDFGITSDYEGHRAPSEIGACNLYRADPSTGEVRTAADGFLGPNGLVFSPDESELYAADTRAGHIRAFKVSDDGTLTADRVFANCPGVDNIRFDDEGRLWVAAMENGVQCYAADGTLIGRLRIPEPVSNIAFGGPKNNRLFITATTSLYSLVMSVTGLPRVL
- a CDS encoding Lrp/AsnC family transcriptional regulator is translated as MDDIDRALVQRLQQDAGQSYAALGTAVGLSAGATHERVRKLRERGVIRRTTVDVDPAAVGSGVLAYVMVDSNAWMGESGADFAAIPEIQEAHIIAGSASLLVKVRTASTEQLQDVLRRLYAIDGVSGTHATVVLDTFFERPLPL
- a CDS encoding DUF2797 domain-containing protein → MTWWCTGIRWKDGRPAIGWYGEGRGERVSELAYGQRIAFVARGERHCLGVRRAGRRTPCPTADIVPGRAGNAQCPECARLDRSFSVAADTNAADPRTYRVYLAWFGPGMVKVGITAEERGSARLLEQGAVAWAWLGRGPLMATRRTEELLRAALGVPDRIAYARKRGVRAHVPAAPERAREVAELHARAAALPGWPESLERVECEVVDHARAFGLDTLPSLPGPALVLTEMVSGGSVVGRLAGAAGPDLHLADGLVVDTRLLAGWELTAPGDEAVTSVPTAPIPSASAAPAEQDGLF
- a CDS encoding antibiotic biosynthesis monooxygenase family protein, whose protein sequence is MAVFSNIRTDDDSGYPETLARMKEIVGTNPGYLGYESARTPGGLGITVAYFRDHESLTVWRKDLEHQAAMKQGRSDWYESYTLHVATVERSHGFVRNG
- a CDS encoding amidohydrolase family protein, which encodes MSATAEAVRAFRERLGLPGLVDIHTHFMPERVLDKVWDYFDAVGPLTGVEWPITYRHEEEQRVALLREFGVRAFTAMLYPHKPAMAAWLNAWSADFAARTPDCLQTATFFPEEGVSAYVRQAVESGARIFKSHLQVGGYDPNDDRLDPVWGLLAEARIPIVIHCASGPVPGKHTGPEPIARLLARHPRLPLVIAHMGMPEYTDFLDLADRYAEVRLDTTMAFTDFSEQMYGFPSGDLGRLVDLGDRILLGTDFPNIPYPYEHQLAALERLGLGDDWLRAVCHDNGARLFRLDG